The Thermodesulfobacteriota bacterium genomic interval GGCTTCTATAACGAAATAAGGAAGGCCCTGATATTCCTCGACAACAGCTACGACATGAGCACGGACGAGAGCGGGGTTGCCCAGCAGATACAGTTCTCTTACGAGTTTTACCTCGACTCCCTTACCAAGACCCAACTCTTCAAGTCCCTGCTCCTTAACCACAGGACGCTCCTCTATATAGTGACCGTCTTTAACGAAAAGTTCGGCATACCCGCGACCTCCACCGAGATACCCCCGCAAAAGCACCGGCTCCAGTAGGGTAAACAATCGTTCATTAAATGAACATTCCCTTTATAACTCCTTGCTTTCATTATGGTTTGTCGACCCAAGACGCATTGTTCATAATATGAACGCCCTTCCTGGCGACCGGGGCGGGGCGGGCTTGCCAATATCCTTATTAACTGCACGACCGAGCTCTGCGAATATACGGCGATGGTGAGCTTATGAAAATAGTGGTAACGGGAGGGGCCGGCTTCATCGGCTCCAACGTGGTGGACGCGTACATAGACAAGGGCCATGAGGTCGTCGTTATAGACGACCTCTCCTCGGGAAAGCGCGAGAACGTCAACCCGAAGGCACGCTTCCACCATGTGGATATCCGCTCGGAGGAGATCCTGGAA includes:
- a CDS encoding DUF2299 family protein; the protein is MATPTVEEAKKKIGEWLAENGHTTNLLDDGNANFHFEVDYPGGTEKRQRIIQPSAYPDLCLVLTGVAIAEEHKEKLGAMSREERDGFYNEIRKALIFLDNSYDMSTDESGVAQQIQFSYEFYLDSLTKTQLFKSLLLNHRTLLYIVTVFNEKFGIPATSTEIPPQKHRLQ